ttctttttgttttgttttgttttgtttttttgagaagaaacttctttttgtttattcttaTAGGGACAATAATTATTTCATGCATTAAATATATGCATATTCCTTTTCACAATGTGTAGATCCCACAATTAAATGAGCACCACACATTGTGAAAAAGAAGATGCAATATTCATTTATAAGATACATTGTCCACAGAGGGAGGGGGGCTGATAAAGATTGAGATTCATGCTTTATGCTTTATAACGAACATGGTTATAAGGATGAAATCAACAGTTGATGGCCCATCGAAGCCACAGCCAAATATGGCATGGTACTTTAATCATTGTGGCGACAGGGAGACTGTTGTGTACCTGTTTTTATTTTCCAACACATTACCCTCATGAAAAGTGGAAGCtttattttgtattcttttataataaagaagaagaacaagaattattaaaaaataatgattcatTTTTATCTTCTGTTTTTCTATTAGACTGATTAGTGCTCGTTTGGAAGAGCTTATGTTCATTGGTTTATTGAACTTAAAAATTAGTTGGCTAAAGTAAGTATAATTATACctaagaaaaatagaaaagttatACATAAGCTAGATAGGAAGAATAATTAACCACTCGTCCAAAGGAACACTAAGGagattagaaattttaaacaactttctTACCGATTGGATGCATGAATTAAAGTGTGTAATTTAAATAAAGATTTAGTAGATTGGCAAAGAAATAAAGAGTACTCCACGAACTTGAGACCTACTATAATTTGTGAGAATTTGTTGACTTGAATCAATATGAGTGGTAGTTTTTACCTCTtcagttcttgaaattctttcCTGTTCATAATCCTTGCTATTCAAAATTCTCAACATTATAGTAAAAGATTGAAGAAGTTTTattcatttcattaattaaacATTTCTTAGtcaagttattttattttcttatttattgattttctcATCCACCAATTTCTCCTAATAGTTGcaattaaaaaagttatatgaTGAACCAAAAAATGTATCGtccaaacaacaataaatgaGCAGAACCTTCAACAGGTTCTGTAATCGCTGATTATTAAAGATGATAAGTCTAATAATTTGATATGTTACAAAAGCAATAAAGCCTAGTTAATGACGACCATTACTCATTGACCTTAAATTCCCATTAAGACAGGGATCGTTACACACAGGGAAATAATTACCTGCAATTATGTACATGAAGACATTTATGTGCGCAACAGCTATCTAAATCACCTATAAAAGAAACAATTCGTCTTACTTGCTAAGGTACGTCAAAAATTACTACAAAAACactttatatacaaaatataggAGCTAATTCTGATTTTATCATCGGAAGGTTTTATGAAAACACCCCATTGGTGTTTTCTCCACtaaattctctcttttattttgcagGCATCCAAAGAAGACGTTGGCTCCATTGGACGAGTAACATACTAATGATTTTAGGCATCATTAGTTTGACGCTGTCTGTGGGAAGGACATATCTGAAACCAGTGCTCTAATCTGTTGTAAAAGTTTTTTGTCCTTTCAATGGATCCTaattcttcaaaccaaatgaaGGAGTAAATCCGAACCCTTGTTGTGAGTGTAGAAGAGTTGACCAAGCAAAATGAGGAGTTGAGGCAGAGAAGCGACAATGCCCCACCTAGGATACAGAACAGGGAACAACAAAGCAATAACGAAGAGAACAACCGAAGGAAAGATCATTTTGATGGAATTGAGCGTCCAAGTAGGATGCAAGAGGAATTCCAAAACATGAAGAAACGGATGGACGAGTTGAATAACTTGGATGGGATGATCAAACAAACTGCGTCACCTTATATTGCTGCTGTGCTAGACTTGCCACTGCCGCAGGAGTTTAGGCTCCCATAAGTTGACTCATTTGACGGTTTAAAGGATCTGCTTGACCATATTGAATCCTTCAAAAGTCTAATGAACTTGCAGAAAACCTCGGATGAAATTATGTGTAGAGGTTTTCCAATTAATTTGAAGGGAGTAGCCAAGGTATGGTTCAACAAGATTCCCCCTTTGACAATTGGATGTTTCAACGAACTAGGTGAGGCTTTCGTCTATCACTTCATTGGCGGCCAAAGGTATAGACAACCCACTTTGCATTTGTTAAGTGTGAGATAGGAAGTTGGAGAATCCTTAAGAATGTATGTGACAAGATCTAACAAAGAAGTCCTGCAAGTGGACGAAGCAAAGGATTAGGTGTTGGTCACGGCCTTCTAGGTAGGACTAAGATCAGAGGATTTCTTGTTTTCAATAACAAGGAACCCGCTAGCAACCATTGCTGACctattgttcaaaatacaaaagtacatgaatgcagaGGATGTCTTAGCCTCTAAAGGAATCATGAAAAGCTACACACGAGAAAGAAGTTATCACCTAACAAACATGGATGAGATAGATCTACCTCGTCCATGAAATGCTGAGAACGTAAGAAAATATGACTAGTAAGTGTTTTCCtgtttttcttacttttttttttatcatccttttttgtatttcattacTAAATAAAGGTCTCCCTCGGGTAATGACCTTGAATACAAGATCCAGAGACTTCTCTTTCAAAAAATGAAGTGATCCTAGGATTCCTCTCTCAAAAGATGTATTGATCATCCAGTGACACGCAATGGTCATGCCATCTAAAGACGATTGCCCAACGACACGCAGCAATTGTAAAACAGATGTATTGATCATCCAGCAACACGCAACGATCATGCCATCAAAAAATGATTTCCCTACGAAATGCAGCaatcataaacaaaaaagaTGCATTGATTTTCCTGCGACATGCAACGATCATACCATCAAAAGATTAATTGCCCTGCGAAATGTAGCAATCGCAAATCAAAAGATGAATTGCCCAGCGAAACGCAGTAATCTCAAAATAGATGCATTGATCATCCAATAACATGCAATGATCATGCCATCAAAAGATGATTGCCCTACAAAACATAGCAAtcgcaaaaaagaaaaaaaagaaaaaaaaaagatgcattGATTGTCCTGCAACATGCAACGATCATACCAATAAAAGATTAATTGCCCTGCGAAATGTAGCAATCACAAATCAAAAGATGAATTGCCTAGCGAAACGCATTAATCTCAAAATAGATGCATTGATTGTCCAATGACATGCAATGATCATGCCATCAAAAGATGATTGCCCTGCAAAACATAGCAAtcgcaaaaaaagaagaagaagatgcattGATTGTCTTGCAACACGCAACGATCATACCATCAAAAGACGAATTGCCCTAAAAAATGTAGCAATCGCAAATCAAAAGATGAATTGCCTTGCAAAACAGATGCATTTATCATCTAGCGATACACAATGATCATGCCATCAAAAGACAATTTCCCTGCAAAACGCagcaattgcaaaaaaaaaaaagattcattgATTGTCCTGCGACACGCAATTATAATACCATCAAAAGACCAATTGCCCTGCGCAAATTGCCCTACGAAATGCAGCAATCGCAAATCAAAAGACGAATTGCCCTGCAAAATGTAGCAATCGCAAATCAAAAGACGAATTGCCCTACAAAATGTAGCAATTGCAAATCAAAAGATGAATTGTCCTGCGACATGCagtaattgttaaaaaaaaaaatgcattgatCGTCTAGCGACACGCAATGATCATGTCATCAAAAGACAATTAGCCAGAGACATGcaacaattgcaaaaaaaaaaaagaaaaaaaatgcattgaTCATCTAGTGACACGGCAACGATCATGCCATCTAAAGACAATTGCCCAACGACGCGCTGCAATCATAAAACAGATGCATTGATCGTCTAGTGACACATAATGATCATGCCATTAGAAGATGATTGCCCAGCGACATGCAGCAATTGCCAAACAATACATATGCATTGATCGTCCAGTGACACATGCAATGATCATGCCATCTAAAGACAATTGCCCAGTGACGATTGTAAACAAAATTGCCGAGAAAAGAATGGAATTCGAAGCGACATGGATGAATCTAGTTTATTCCTAGAAAATTGTCCTCCTCTAGATAAACAATTTCGAAATAAGAGGGCAATTGATGAACCAAAAAATGTATCGtccaaacaacaataaatgaGTACCACCTTCAATAGGTTCTGTAACTGCTGATCATTAAAGATGATGAGCTCAATCATTTAATATGTTACAAAAGCAATAAAGCCTATTTAATGATGACTATTATTCATCGACCTTAAACTCTCATTAAGACAGAGGCCGTTACACATAGGGAAATAATTACCTGAAGTTATGTACATGAAGACATTTATGTGCACAACAACTATCTAAATCACCTATAAAAGGGATGATCCATATCACTTGCTAAGGTATGtcaaaaattattacaaaaaactATCAATATACAAAATATAGGAGTTGATTCTGACTTTATTATCGGAGGGTTTTAAGAAAACACCCCACTGGTGTTTTCTCAACcaaattctctcttttattttgcagGCATCCAAAAAAGATATTGGCTCCATTGGACGAATAACATACTGACGATTTTAGCCATCATTATCACTGATTATTAAGATTAATCTGTCGATTTaaggaaaaatcaaaatgtTTAACCTAACAAGGCTTGGAATAGTCTCATATATAATTCATATAGAATGATTCCTAAAAAAAGTAAGGATGTGAATTTAACCCACCAATTTGACTGAATTCAATCCAACCCGATGGCCAAATTGGTTATTTAATGGTTGATGGGTTGggtgggttttattttttattttttgtggataTTGAGTTTGGTTGAGTTCATGTTGgaaagattttaaatttaaataaccTGACTAAACCCATGctattaataatttacaaatatatgtaatttaaatatttttgttgattcATTTTTGTATCTTGAGACTATCATGTCCCTgtcagctttaaaaaaaaaaaaaaatgttaaggtCAGATTTTAAGCCCCTCCCACATGGCCCCCACCTAACCCCATTACCCATCATTCTCCACCActcatttttctcttatttcttctctcttttggcCGGCTCtcgcctttctttctctctttcattttttctttcttttctcttcacttAAACACACTCACTTCTCAACTCACCCGCCGGCCTCCTCTCCAAAACACACCatctcaccatcatttttccggcaagatcaccggaaaaattcttaggaacccataagcatcttcatcattttatttgaggtaaaaatttctaatcttttggtaggttttacacttttgcttgaggataatttttatctaagctttgataatgatactcatgtgatttatgagcattggaagtgatatttatgtgtttttatgtatgggttttgtattggtggaatttttgatgagtgggtatatatattttgtgctaAAATGGCTATTcaaggtttatgtatggtggaaaaatttaggggttttaagatataatgtatgatggttggtaaatttaattttgccattgtcattgggtttatttggagttagtgaaattctaaatttcttgtcttggaggatatgttgatttttgctttcatgggtctcttaatgatgtagtgtaaatCTTATGAAAACTAGTAATAATGTTGGAGATATTATAAAATGGCTTtactttataaattggagttgataccttgtgaataaatttgttgagaaaccttGGGAATGGTATATATTATCTTTGATGAGGTTAAATagtaggcttgcctaattaagtgtttatttggcaaatcctaaattttggttagatacaatttcaagttttagacttattgtgataggtttacttgatattgtttaggttctagctaatctccttggaaCTTGGAGAGTTAAGCTTTTGTggttgcgaggtaagtagcttcttaatgggatatttttggaaaattaccATATTTCACAAAcgatgtttttgggtcaaacacattttgaaaaattatatatggatatatgttttcttaaaattgtcgtgttgtgaccctattacatattattatatataaaaatgcatcatatttggtattacatttggggaaatgcatgaattgttgatatggaaaaatgaacatcttttatttaatctttgataaggaaattatggattctatggtataatagaaaatttaaagatgcttatcttgtcttagtacttgagaaattgatagaaaatcttcttgggaagaatgaagttgaaaaaccttacaaactttgtggaaatagatttttaaggttttttttttttttttttcctgaaactacttggatataaactatgtgtttCAAAGTAATGTAACTTGTGAGCATCATgtagttttaacaccatgccatgtgtgattttccggtgatcacccgatttgattttcgtagtctttgtgacaacggaaTCAAATCTAGGTCAGTGCCCTTTCATTTTGGATGACACGTTCTTCCCTGCTGTCCATTgggggaagaggttccttgattgtgtgtgggtgaggctgctgtccatggggccaaaagaccacatgtaaaagaggtcctatttgacgcgctctctctgctgcccatggggggagagaaaaaccttgagggtatatgtgaggctgctgtccatggggccaagagtctgcataccagagaggacaatatcatgccaatTGTGAATGAGTGGATCCCCTGaccggtctatgtggtagtgtggtttattattgtgataatttatcttatgttagatattatggctttggaatttatattgttagtgctcacagATTATAGTCTATTGCTTCAAGGTAGTTACTTAGAGAAATTtggtatttcattatttaaccattcttgtcatattattattcttgatgatgaaacttgcatttcccccacccccattaattgtgctacttactgggccctgtctcatcccattatttttataaacttttcagagtagacaacaatattttgagacagcttttggtggctaatagtagttagactaactactgatggaggctgaacttttgtaatggagttatttgatgatgtacattttagaataggcttgactcattcttttgtatattatagtggttgtgactaTATTCCctctgatgggacaagctgttgatatgtaattattattcagacctctattcttttgtggccaatagtttttgtaattaatgcttagagctctgacttactttgagagtatattcaatggaattattaagataattcttgatgttgatacttgataggatttatgtggattgaattttcaaaaagtaaaaaatttacaGGTAATTGAGATGTCTTTCTCACGCTTTGAACCCGttggggtttggggcgtgacagtTATGGTATTAAAGCATAGGTTATGATTCTATAGACTTTTGAAAATAGGAATTGATTTTGATCTAAGTCAGAGCATTAGGGGTTGAtgaattctttattttataccTTTGTTTCAGCTTCCACCTGCTATTCCTtttcttctctatcttttcTGTGTTAACCTTCTATGTTGCCTTATGATTTACTTGCTTGTTTCTTGGGTATAGGTATAAGTACTTTGGTACACTATGCCTCCTAAAAAGTAAGGCATGTGGATGAGGTTACAGCTCTTGAGCATGGTCATAGGCAACGCCAAGAGCGTGAGAGACCTGTCACTCCTGATGGTGGTGAGATTAATGAGGAGGCAGTGGCAAACAGGATTTATGCTAGGATTGCTAGAGCAATCTAGGGTGGTGAACGGAGGAGGGACGGTTGCCTTTTTCCGGAGTTCAATAAGCAAAATCCTCCAACTTTTGATGGGGGACCTGATCCTATAGCAGTAGAGAACTGGCTGCTAAAGATGGAAAAATTACTGAGAGCTCTTAGATGCACTGATGCTGAAAAGGTGGAGTATGCCACTTATACTCTTCAGGGTCCTGCTGAGAGATGGTGGAGAGGCGCTGAGTGTTTGTTGAGCACTCCCATTACTTGGGAGAAGTTTAAGGAAGTTTTTAATGGGACATACTTCCCAGATGTAGTGAGGGATCGTAAGGCAAGAGAATTTTCTGATTTGGTTCAGGGGGCTATGACAGTGGAGGAGTATGCTGCTAAGTTTGTTGAGCTCTCTCGCTTTGCTCCTTACTTAATTCCAGATGAGTCTAAGAAAGTGAAAAAGTTTTGGGAAGGCCTTGATGGTAGGATTCGCCCTCTCATTATAGCCTCCAGAGTGGATACTTATACTGAGGCTGTGAAGCGGGCAATGAGTCTTGAAGAAGATTATAAGCACAACCCTAATGCCAAGGAGAGTGAAAAGAAGCAAGGGCCCTTTCCTTCTCAACATGGTAAGGGTCAAGGGCATAAGAAAGGATTCTTTAAAAACTCGGGTAATAGAGGACAATCTTCTAGGCATAGCAAGAGTGCCTATCCTCAATCTGGTGATAAGAAGTCTTGCTCTCGTTGTGGTAAACTTCATGATGGAAAAAATTGTGATGGGGtcaagatttgttttgtttgtaagCAACCTGGACACTTTGCTAGAGATTGCCCAAGTTCTAAGGGCTCGGGTTCCTCTTCCTCATCTCAAGTTACAAAGGGTAATGACAATGGGAAGAAGGTGCAAGGTAGAGTGTATGCCTTAACTACTTAGGATGCTCAGGCCACGGATACGGTGGTGGTAGATATACTTCCTTTGTTCTCTGCACATGCTAAAGTTCTTTTTGATCCTGGTTCTACgcattcttttgtttcttgtgcATTTGCTAAGAATCATGATAAGAGCCCCGAACTACTTGACTTTGAGTTATCGGTTTCTACCCCTGTTGGTGATACTTTATTAACTAATCTTGTGCTTAAGTCTTGTATTATTTGTATTGAGGGTAGAGAGCTTTTGGCTGATTTGGTGTTGTTGGATATgcatgattttgatgttattttgGGCATGGATTGGTTGGCTTCTTACTATGCTAGTGTGCATTGTTTTGAGAAAGAAGTGGTGTTTAGGCTTCCAGGCGAATCAGAGTTTTTATTTAAGGCTTCGTGTTTGCCTTTTATGCCTCGTGTGATATCATGCATACAAGCAAACCGCTTGCTTAGAAAGGGATGCCAAGGATTCCTTGCTAGTGTAGTGGATTCACAAAGTAGAGAATTGGAGATAGGAGACATTCCCATTGTGAGGGAATTTTCAGATGTTTTTCCTGATGATTTGCCTGGGTTGCCCCCGGATCGTGAGATTGAGTTCTCTATTGATCTCCTTCCAAGTACTGCACCTATTTCTAAGGCACCTTATAGAATGGCACCTACAGAGTTGAAAGAGCTTAAGGAGCAATTGGTAGAATTGTTGGACAAGGGGTTTATTCGCCCTAATGCCTCGCCTTGGGGAGCTCCAGTTTTATTTGTCAAGAAAAAGGATGGGTCTATAAGGTTATGTATTGATTATCGTGAGCTTAATAGAGTCACCATTAAGAATAAATATCCTTTGCCTCGTATTGATGACCTATTTGATCAGTTGCAAGGAGCACAAGTCTTTTCTAAGATTGATCTTCGTTCTGGTTACCACCAGTTGAAGATTAAGGGTGAGGATATACCAAAGACGGCCTTTCAGACTAGATATGGTCATTATGAGTTTTTGGTGATGCCGTTTGGATTAACTAATGCCCTTGTTGCTTTTATGGATTTGATGAATAGGGTATTTCATGAGTACTTGGATCGATTTGTCATTGTGTTcattgatgatattttgatttattAATTCTAAGAGTCAAGAAGAGCATGAAGAACACTTGAGgattattttatagattttaagAGAAAGGAAGTTGTATGCTAAGCTGAAGAAGTG
The sequence above is drawn from the Castanea sativa cultivar Marrone di Chiusa Pesio chromosome 5, ASM4071231v1 genome and encodes:
- the LOC142634637 gene encoding uncharacterized protein LOC142634637, with translation MEKLLRALRCTDAEKVEYATYTLQGPAERWWRGAECLLSTPITWEKFKEVFNGTYFPDVVRDRKAREFSDLVQGAMTVEEYAAKFVELSRFAPYLIPDESKKVKKFWEGLDGRIRPLIIASRVDTYTEAVKRAMSLEEDYKHNPNAKESEKKQGPFPSQHGKGQGHKKGFFKNSGNRGQSSRHSKSAYPQSGDKKSCSRCGKLHDGKNCDGVKICFVCKQPGHFARDCPSSKGSGSSSSSQVTKGNDNGKKVQGRVYALTT